TTCCTAGGAATTGACTTAATCGTCTCTGCAGGTTGGTGCAGAGCCAGAAGAGACAGTTTTGATTCTCTATAAAGGGTATaaaaaaagtgctgaaaaagtttgctttattttcattcGCACATGCTCTTTGTGCAAAAACTTtccctcctgctcttcctctgAGACCCAAACCTCTAACACACCACCGTGGCGTGACTTCACTTCCTCGATCACAAACAAACCAGCCAtgttaacttaaaaaaaaaccccacaaaacaaaaaaaatccccagcgACCCAAAACGTCCCACGAGTGGGAGACTTGACAAACTGTTACTGATGTGCAGTTGATCTtgcagtattttaatattttctttgtgtacTCATCCTGAGTCCTCACCTTCAGCAGGCTGGGTCCTGCATCCAAAGTGAAAGTTCCTTAACTTGCCCTGTGAATCTAATTTCATCCCACGCTGAAGGCAGGCACCCCACCCTGTGCAGGAATGAGTGGGCCTGGGCGCTTGGGAGCATACCCTGACCTTTCACACTCCTAGCTTTTTTTTGCAATACCAAGCAGGATTATTAGGTCAATAGTTTCTGTAATCTGCAGAGGATTACACTGGTGTGCAGCTGCTGTAAACTGTAAGGGCTttcccttaaagaaaaaaaatctgtctgtcCTCcagaggcttttaaaaaatccttttcattgGTTTTTGCCTCTAATatctccctttcctctccacCCCCTGCACTCACTGGCTTACGTTTAAACTTGGTCCTGGAGTTTTCTGGCATGCAAGTTACTTTGCTACAAAGCTGCGCTTGCACAGAAGGATCCCCGCACCGTTCCTGGCTTAGCGCAAAACAAACAGGGGTCTCGGGGACCCTGTCCCTTTGCTCCCACTGCCCCTCGGCAGGGAGGAAGgttggctgcagctgcaggtgtAGAAGCTGCTCTGACCCTGCTGCTGTCCCCGCGTGGCTTGTCTGCAGGTCACGCTTGGCTCAGAAGCTTGTGCTGCTCTTGGGACTTTTTGTGAATGAATTCAATTTTTCAAAGCTTCCCGCACGAAGAGAGGGAGGCTGAGTGAGTTGGGACAGGCCACTTTGTCACACCATTTCTCTCAGGGGAAGAAATGGCTGTGTTCATCAAGGCTTGCCATTTTTAAGGCTCCTCAAGACTTTGGAATAACCAGATGTCTGCCTTCCTGCTTAATCCTTCGGGTAACACCAACTTGTGTAGGTCAGTCTTGGCTGTCGTGGCCTTTTCATCTAGGGGAGAagtggttttggtgtttttcctgtttctcatcACCATGTCAGCTGtgccccaggctctgcctgccAGGTGGAGCTGTCAAACCCGAGCTGCTCATGTTGAGCATCCTCCACCCCTGCACTGGTGTCACCCAGTTCTTTGCTGGACACCTCCCACACCTCTGCTTCAGAGCCCCTGGCTCTCCTGCATTGTCTCTTCTGCTGGGGTCTCCCAGCTCTCATATTCTCTTTCCAACTTTCTTACTGGTTTAGGTAATAcctgttttctgcagcattGTATCAGTGCTTATAATTGTGAGGGGTTTGGAGGTGCTTCATCTGAGACACCTGTGTACAGTTATGACATTAAGTGCAGTTTTAGCAGACTGACATTAAAGTTTCCCTGtcagcagaaatgttttaaaatgttgctaCTGTCAGGTTGTTATTCCCTGACTGGCAAGAATAAAGTTGCTTCTATAAAAATTGACAGCTTTGTAACCCCATTTTATTGTGTAACGAGCAGGTGAAATGATTTGTTGCAGTTCGCAAGGTGTGTTGTGTTTCAGCACAGTCCTCTGAGAGCGTGCCGTGGCTGCAGTCGCTGGCAAAGCTGGTGTTGAACTGGGAGTGAGCGGGATGTCAtcctgctgctccaggctgaatagCTCCACTTTGCAACCCAATTTTTAAAACGTGATTGCTGGTAAAAGCCTCGGTTTCTGTTGTCTTGTTGCTAGTACTGCTCCATcaggcaggaagagaaagagggatTTTTCAACCCTTGCAGAGAAATTCTCTGCTGAGGTGGTGTGCCTGTTGCAGGTCATTCCTCCTGGAATGCTGAGGGTGTTGGGAGGGATGGCGCGGAGAGCTGCGTCCGTGAAAAGTGAAATCGTTTTAGGGTTATTTAGAGGTGAGCTGGTATGTGCTAAGAATTTTTACATCTCGGTGGGTTTTATTTAAGCAGCAGCCATCCCTGCAAGAAGGGAGAAACTGGGATTAGCGCAAAAGTCCATGTCACCCTCACGCATGTCTGTCTGCCTCACTTCCGAAATCCACTCGGCTCACATCTGCTGGCTCTGACAGCTTGCTTGGGCATTGTGGGCAGGGTCTGGCAAGCCCTATTCTCTAACtccagaaaaagcaaacaatagaAGGCGAAGCAAATGTGCTCTAATGCTGCCACCTATCTACAGGTAGCTATAATTGCTCACTGATGGgctttctatttaatttttttcatacattATATGTAGGTCAAATTCAGTTCAAAGATGATTGTCCAGTGCGGAATTGCAGGAATGGTTTTGGTAGGGTTGATGCTGCCTCGGGGAATGGGGTGTTGGGTTCTGTGTCTCTCGTCCCTGGTGCCTGCCAGTTGCAGAAGCCGCCTCCTTCAGTGCATAAACCTGCTCTGACTCCACAGCTGGAATTGCAGTGCTCTGTGATCCTTGGGGGTCTGTTCTTCCTCCTGATGGCACTTTCCTCAAGATGGTTCCAACAGAAGGGTTGTGTAGCGAAGCAGGCAAGAAGTGAACAGGCAGTTTGCTGCATTCGAAGGTAGTTTCTGCAAGGCTAACTTGGAGTGCTTTAACCTTTGCCAGGACCAAACTGCTCTTCCCCATTTAAATGGCatctgaaaggaggctgtaaaGATAATAGGAAAACCAATTGCTAGTAtttctaaagaaacaaaaagtaggCTCCAGGATAGCTACGATATTGTCCCTCTGAGGTACAAGCATAAATTGAAGAGACAGCAGTTTGTTCAGATGGAATTGGAGCTGCAAGGCAAATTCTTTTTAATCCTTCTCAGGCAGCATCTGAGATGAGTGGATCTCTGGACACAGCAATAATGGGGCGTTTGCAGTGTAAGTAGCCAGTGGTGGTGTGCTGGCAGTGTGAGCTAGGAAGGATGTTACGCACAGATCAGCCGAAGGTTTACTGGTAGCCGGGAACGATTCCCTACCCTCTTCTCTATTCCTGTTTATATTGAGAAGTGACAACTCGGACTTCTGCCGTGGCATGATGCAGGAGCAAACAAGTAACGTGCTCTTCAGAGGGGACGGCCCTTGGCTAAccatctttcctttcccctttccaggTGTGGCAGATTCCCGAGAATGGACTCACCCTCTCCCTGACAGAGCCGGTGGTAGTGTTAGAAGGGCATTCCAAGAGAGTCGGCATTGTGTCTTGGCACCCAACGGCACGCAACGTGCTGCTCAGTGCAGGTACGGTGCATCAGGGCTGTAGGGTCAACAAGCATCTGTCTCTTGCGTTTTGCTTGCACACCAGCTATTTTGGAGAAGAGCTTGTTgactccttttccttctttcctagCTGCTTACAGCTGGTGAATCACAAGACTAATGGCAGTGCCTGGGAACACCGGGACACGTGGCTCACAGCCCCCTCCTTATCTTGGCcttctattttcttcagtttacaGGGGCAAGAACCAGGAAATTGTCTGGAGGCATGAATTACAGTATAAAAATTGTTCCAGACTTTATTTGATCTGCAACTTTCATTGCTGATAACTATTTACATTTGCACTTTCCTCATCCCTGTTTTCATATACTTTGTAAAAGGCTCAActgtttctccttttcactGATCCCTGCAAGGTATTCCAGAGTCTGGCTGTTCCTTCCACAGCCTTTCATGTTCAGCATTTTCCAAATTGTCTCCTTGACTGGTACATCCCGTGCAATGAGATTCTTTTGaccactgaaaaacagtcacatcattatggaaataaaatgtataaGTCACTAGCCATTAACACAGCCTGAGGCTTTCATAGCATGACCTGTAGGTTGGAGCCCAATAAAAGAAGCCAATCCTTTCAGCTGGACTATCAGAtaagctgtattttctgctgATATAGCTGCCCTCTGAGGTACCAGTTTGGTTTTGATCTAGTTTCCCCAGAAACACTTGGAGTTGCATACCTTGTGGCAGTTAATGTAACAAAACTCAGTGTGAGAACATACCAAAGCAGAAGGTGATTTTTCTTAGGTAGCTTCCTTGGACTCCAGTACTCACAAGCATCAAGATGTGTGTGTCCAGGCAGTCCAGCCAGGATTACTCCTAAGAAACACAGAGGAGAAGGGATGCTGTCAGGTCATTGCAGTCTCTAGGGTTCCTCCTGGTGACAACAAAATGATTTTGGATGTTTTTCATGCCCTTTGGGAGTTCAGAGTGATTATCTCTTGCCTTGTTACATGTTTTCATCCCTCCGGAGCCTGAGGAGAAATTGCTCAGTCACATATTGTGCTCTCCTTCCCTTACCTGGTCTGCCAGTCCCgttctttattttgctgtcaTCTTATCTTAGGCTTTATTCTTTGTCTTCTTGCTTTCTGGTCATTGAACAAAACCACCTGCCTGATGGTTGTAGTCCTTGTGAAACTGCTGACCTCAGCGTTTGCTGCCTGCCattcttttttatctttgttctgctgcttctcctgctgtcACTTGCCTATTTTCCATCCGTGCCACTTTTACTCTTTCTGCCAAAAACCTCTCTGACCTGAGAAGGCAATGACTGGCTGCCAATCAGTATTCTCACATACAGAGTTGTAAGAACATTGCCTTTTTGCCCTTGGCATCTCTTGCTCTGTGGCCCTGCAGCTGAGTGGAGACCCAAGAGCTCCTGCACAAAGCTCCTGCAGTAGCAGTGGCCAGGGCACACTACCACAcccccccagcctgcaggcagcacgTTGGCTGGGGTGGAGGCCGGCTGTGGAAGCAGTGCCCAAATGCTCCCACATAAATTGCCTTTGCTGGGGACAGCTACAGCACCTCTGAGAAGGTGCTCAATGCTTTCAAGGGAGGAGTTTTGTGCTTTCTCTGGCTGCCGGGTCCTTCTCTGAGCCTGTATTTGAGTGAGGATGTGTTTCCTGGGCCTCTGGGTACATGATGGTGCACAGAGTGTGTTTAAGAGATGGCATCTGAGCCTTTCAAGCTGCAACAGGTTTTATTCCTTGttccctgctgctggctttttttctgtatacaCCAGTGTTGTGACTTGAGCTGCTATTTTCCCTTTTAGGTTGTGATAATGCAATCATCATCTGGAATGTGGGAACAGGTGAAGCCCTCATAAACTTGGATGACATGCATGTGGATATGATTTACAACGTGAGCTGGAATCGCAACGGCAGCCTAATCTGTACAGCTTCCAAAGACAAAAAAGTTCGAGTTATTGACCCCAGGAAACAAGAAATTGTTGCTGTAAGTTTGCATGATAATTAAAGAAGCAACTGAGTTTCACTCTACCAGAGAGTTAGCAAGAGCATGTAGAGAAAGAACCTTCTTGCTTAGTACGTAGACCATGTTTAGTCGTGTCTTtcaaagtgaggaaaaaattacagaagGGATAGCAGTGGTTGAAGGATTCATCTGGGTTTATTGGGATTAGTGTTTGAACTAGGCTGTTAAGGCTCAGTTTTAAAACCTGCAGGAGTGTAATTCCACATCTAATCCTTTTGTATAATTACAGTTCCAAAGTTGTGTATGCAAAGCGAAGATTTAGCAGCCTGCATATGGCTGCTAAAGTCATCCTTCAACCTTGCAAGAGTCTGACAGGCAAAGCCAAAACAAGCCAGGAATGACCACTTCTTTTGTAGTTTAGTAATTCGTTTCTTCCCTCAAGCATTAGGCAAAGAGCAGTGTGTCCTGCCAGCGATTCTGTGCAGCTAGAAGAGAAGCCACCACCAGGTGGGCTCTTCTGTTCATTGCTAGAGACTAACCTGTAAATCTCTttcaggagaaagagaagaccCACGAAGGAGCCCGGCCCATGCGTGCTATTTTCCTTGCTGATGGAAACATCTTCACAACTGGCTTCAGCCGCATGAGTGAACGGCAGCTTGCCCTTTGGAATCCAGTAGGTTCCTGTCCCATTACTACTTTGCTGTTGTAACATCTGTTATGTTACTAGCCCAGATCTGCAGTCACCCACTAAATTCATAGCATATTCCTTCTTCCATCTACTTCCATCTACTGCCCGCTCCTGTGAAAGCTTCCTGTGCCAGAAGGTATTGCCGTTATTCAAGCTGGATGTTCACTCAGTAAAGGAAATGAGTACCAATCCCTGCCTCACCAAAAGCAGTGGTGAAGCTGGGAGCTACATGTTTGAAGTGTCTGAGAAGCTGTACACAGAGGGCAGAGTGGCTGTGTGAAGGTTGCTTCATTCTATACATTATATGTGCAGAGCAAGACAGCGATAATCCCATCACACTGGCACAAGACACTAACATGACTGTCGCATCTTTTCCTTGGCTTTGTGAATTTTCTTGGGTCCTGCTTTTGTTGCATTTTGTGATTAAAGTGTCCTCGGGGAATGAATAAGCTTGTGAACATTGAAGGCATTTGTTATTGTAACACACAGATCCTTCAGGGTGGTGAAGACATCGCTGTGTGTTCACTAGTGACAAAGAACTGTTAATAATTTTGATCCTATGTTAACATGAGCTTTTCCATTCTTCATTAACATCactggcatttttttatttccagaaaaacatGGAGGAGCCAATAGCCCTTCATGAGATGGACACCAGCAATGGGGTCCTGCTGCCATTCTACGATCCAGATACCAACATTATTTACTTGTGTGGCAAGGTATGGAGAAGCTTTTGGAATGACTGGGTGTGTTTAGAGTGAGACTCCTGTTGAATGAATGATGCCTGTGGAATGTTCCCCAAGCATCTCAACTAAGAAAGGTAGAACCAAAAATTGAGCACTGCAGCAACGGTCAGGGCTGCAAACAGATCAGGCTGCTCTGAAACCGGTTTGATCCTCACTCTGCAGGACCATACAGAGAGCCTGTGAGGTCAGCCCTGTGAAGGTCTGGTATGTAATTGGATGTTTCTTTGAGATGGATTTACTTGGGTAAAGCTGCTCTTAATGCAACAAGTCAGATACTGTCATCAAAACATCTATTGTTGTTGTTGACCAGAATGATTGTACATTAGTGTGGGAGGATGTTATCCTCCTTGTGCTTGAAGGTGATGGAGCGTGTAGCAACACTCACTGTAATTTTGTGGGgttaaataaaagaaagctgCAATCACGTGCTCCTTTCTAAAAGCAATTTGTAGGCATTAAGTGTTCTAAAGTGCCCACTTCTGATGCCGCAGCTTTGGACTTCTTACAAATAGGAAGTCCAAAGACGAGATGAACAAGCAATTACAAAGGAGGGTCCATACAAGTATGTTAAAGAATCCCATCTTCGTAAACAGCTAATGAGAAATACTACTTTTATGTCTGCTACCTCTTCTGCGGTTTCAGAGATGCTAGTGTAGTAGAATTGCCTGGAGTCAAACAGAGACTGGTTTATAGCCTTTCTGCCTGACTGTGGCAGAAAGTTTAGCCTTTTCACAGGAGATGTGAAAGTTGACACCCCCAGTGTTGAAGCACAAGCTCAGGCCACTGTACCACAGTATTTTGAAGAACAGCACTTATCACTGAGAAACTGTCCAGCTAGAGTACTTGGGTTACAGTAGGGATCTGCTTTATGGTAGTTCTGCTGATGACATGTGGGTAGTGAGAACAGAGTGTGCTGTCTGATAACGACTGTTGTGAGCAGCCCGAGATGAGACACATTCAACTGGTAAGCAATGGAAGTTTTAGCTTGAAAAAAATACCTATGAACTCTGCATTGCTCTGTGGCATCCTTCCTGGAAGGGAACCAATGGCTGCTTAGCCTAGTAGGGAGGAGGCACGCAGGCACAGGGCGCACTGGCCCCTCCAGCCACTGGAGTGGTCCTCCTTTCATTTCTTGCAGGGTGACAGCAGCATTCGCTACTTTGAGATCACGGACGAATCCCCCTATGTTCACTACCTCAACACCTTCAGCAGCAAAGAGCCGCAGAGGGGCATGGGGTTCATGCCGAAGAGGGGCCTTGATGTGAACAAGTGCGAGATTGCCAGGTGAGGAGAGAGGCTGTCAGGGTGGGTGGTGCTGTCTTAGCAAGCCACCCTGTCGCGAGCTCAGCCGTTCAGAAACGGAAAGTTCTGCCACTGCACCTGGACAGTGCAAGCCACGTTCCTGCAGTGCACATCAGCCAGCTTTCTGCAGGCAAGGAAGAAGTacagcaggaggggaaggggctgggagcCCTCTGTTGTGTGTGCTTCCTGCTGGTAAACCAAGCCTCCTGGGTGTAGGACCCCACTGCTGGAAAGACCTCTCTGTCGCACTGTTGCTTCTGCAGTGTTTGTTGGGACCTGTGACGTGAAGCGATACTTGTACTGGGCATAACCTCAGAATATGTTGGGACTTAGGCTGAGTCTGTTAAAAATGAACGAGTGATATCTAGCAGAATACATTGTCTGCGGAAAACAGCATCAGGTCAGTTACAGCCTACACTGTCAGCATATCAATGATAAACTTTTGGTGCCTAAGTACCAGTCTCCAGTTCGTACACAGCAAGCGGGTTGAAAGCTGGTTTCAGGAATTTAGGGAGTAGTTAAAGCAGCAGTGCAGTGACCAGAGTGCAGCTGTGATTCAGAAAACACggcaaaggaagaaagcatCTAAGGAAAGCAGTTTTGTGTCACTGCAACGGCTGCTGGCACACGGCCAGTAGGGAACATTCTGGATGTTGCCCCTGAAGCCTTTTGATGCTTCTTTGATTATTAATGAAAGCAGGAGCCTCTGAAAGGGAGCAGAGCCTGCACTTGTCTGAAGCACATGAATATTTCAGCAGCAGCGCGGGTGGCTGGGCTGAGGATGTTGGAGTTTGTGGCACTGGCCCAAAGCAGGACTGCAGGGGGTGACCAGGGTGTGGAGACACATGGGAGCAGTGAGCAGAAGGCTAGCTAGTGTGTACCTGTAAATTGCTGGTGTGGTGCTTGTCTCGATCATCTGAGCAGTGGGCTGTGCCTCGTTGACAGTCCCTCCTGGCCAAAGTGCGACCCTTTGAAGTCACCCATTACCTGAGAGGGGAGCTCTGCACGCACCCAGGTGGTTTTCTCCAGCCTTTGCATAGCCCTACAAGTCCTAGCGCAGCCCCACTGTGACTCCTTAGGGTTGCTTGTTTCCCATCGCCTCTGTCTCCTGGTACGCTGCTGTGCCTGAGCAGCAGAACCAAGGCTTCCTTTGCACAGCGTGCTGGCTGTCTTCACATCTAAGtcataccttttctttttctttgaaaggttCTTCAAGCTTCATGAGAGGAAGTGTGAGCCCATCATCATGACAGTTCCTCGAAAGGTGAGCACTACATGCTGGTTATGTGGTTTGAAGCCAGCTTGTGCCTTCCAGCCCCAAAGCACTTGACCAATTCATCTCTTCTGGCTTGCAGTCGGACCTCTTCCAGGATGATCTGTACCCTGATACAGCTGGCCCAGAAGCAGCTCTGGAAGCAGAGGAATGGTTTGAGGGGAAGAATGCTGATCCCCTTCTCATCTCCTTGAAGCATGGGTACATTCCGGGCAAGAACAGGGATCTCAAGGTGGTCAAGAAGAACATACTGGACAACAAGCCTGCTGCAAACAAGAAGAGTGATCTCATAAATGCTCCAAAGAAAGCAGCTGATGCCTCAAACATTGTGAGTAAAATCCACAAGCTTTTGGGGATGGCGGCCTGAGACGTGATTACCAGGGTGCTGCATCTTCAGAAATAGTTGTAACAAAGCTCAAACATGTATGACTCAAGTACCCTGGGACTTGGGTGCTGGTGGGTGACCTGCAGTTGAGGTGGTGCTTGAGTTGTGGCATTCCAGGCAAGGTTTCTGTAGCTGTGGAAGGTTACTGGGAACTGTGATGAAAAGGAAAGCTTGGCTTGTTGGTCCAGCCACCCACCTGCCTTGGACAACTTCTGTGCACCTCTTTTTTGTGTAAAACCCAGCACAGACAGTGGGACGAATGAACCTCAGACTATGCAGGTCAAGAAGGAGGTCGTACAAGTTCATAATTGGGGGCTGTGGCTAACACATGGTATAGTAATATGCAGAGATGTGGAAGTGACAGCTGTCAGTCGAGTAGGTCCTTAAATGCTGTTAAAGAGCAGATATTGGTCCAGTATGTCCTTGAAGctggcattgctgctgctggaaatgcTGGTCCATGCCCTGAGCATCACAACTGCCGCAGTGCCTGTGCCAGGTGCACAGCACGTGCGCACCCTGGCGTGCTTACGGCTCCCAAGAATCCCATTCAGAGGGAGCCCCTTCCTTTGGAAACTCCTGTCTGCTGAGCGCATCCCACCGTCTCTCCTAACAAATACATGTCTTGTCTTCCAGCAAAATGACGCCAAATTGGATGAGATTTTGAAAGAGCTGAAATCTATAAAAGACACGATCACCAACCAAGACGAGCGCATTTccaagctggagcagca
The genomic region above belongs to Phalacrocorax aristotelis chromosome 15, bGulAri2.1, whole genome shotgun sequence and contains:
- the CORO1C gene encoding coronin-1C isoform X2, which encodes MRRVVRQSKFRHVFGQAVKNDQCYDDIRVSRVTWDSSFCAVNPRFVAIIVDASGGGAFLVLPLHKTGRIDKSYPTVCGHTGPVLDIDWCPHNDQVIASGSEDCTVMVWQIPENGLTLSLTEPVVVLEGHSKRVGIVSWHPTARNVLLSAGCDNAIIIWNVGTGEALINLDDMHVDMIYNVSWNRNGSLICTASKDKKVRVIDPRKQEIVAEKEKTHEGARPMRAIFLADGNIFTTGFSRMSERQLALWNPKNMEEPIALHEMDTSNGVLLPFYDPDTNIIYLCGKGDSSIRYFEITDESPYVHYLNTFSSKEPQRGMGFMPKRGLDVNKCEIARFFKLHERKCEPIIMTVPRKSDLFQDDLYPDTAGPEAALEAEEWFEGKNADPLLISLKHGYIPGKNRDLKVVKKNILDNKPAANKKSDLINAPKKAADASNIQNDAKLDEILKELKSIKDTITNQDERISKLEQQMAKIAD